In Oryza sativa Japonica Group chromosome 8, ASM3414082v1, the sequence CAACTTGCGGTGGCAAGGGCGAGATGGTGTCGGAGAGGGTGAAGGGGACGATGAAGGGGTTTGACGCCACCAACGGGTTCGgacaacggcggcgaggacCTCTTCGTCCACTAGTCCTCCCTAAGTTAGACGACTATCGGAGCCAGTGATTAGCCCGGTCAGAGGTCCTTTGGATCTTAATGAGTCACTTAAATAAGATCGCAGATCCTAATGTTGATTTTTCAAGATCATATACCTAAGTGACGCCTCGCTCCAACTTTAAAGACCAGCCATGTACTTTACTCTAATTAGAAATTAGTTACTAGTACTAATCCTACTTGGTTTGACTAGTTgttactagtactactaattGTACTTTGTCTCACTAGTTAGCTAGATATCATTGCAGCCGTGcaagtatatatgcatgcatgatgatgGTGAAAAAAGCATGCAGCAATTGTTTGTTGGGTTCTGATGATTAGGTGCACTGCATGCATGCCTAGTCGTTGTCGGAACAATTCCACCGAGTTCGATGCTTTACATACTTAATTCATGTACTGCATGTATATGATTCTCTGAAAGGATGAGATTATATGGGAATAATGGATATGTATTGGAGTATCGCTTTCATCTGACATCTGCATTATTCCAATCGGTTAGTAAAAAAaggctaattaattaactaataaaCTGGTAATAATACATATATGAACTTCTCTTTCCCTTTCGATACtgctaaaatatattttgaggGTGAGACGACGTACGGATGCTTGCATGAACAGTAGGCAGATCTTGACATGACAAATATCTTGTCTTAAAGTTGCTACTATTGGAGATTATTGTGCAGATAACAGATGTTGACACAGTATCAGACTAAACAAAAAAACTACCACtacataattaattagctaCATTAAATTACCTTGAAAACAATGGGGAGTTCATTCTTCCAGCTGAAAACCCAGCAATTAAATAAACTAGCTAGAACGAGACAGGTTTAGTATTCCAATTGTGCTAGCTAGTTGCTTGCTAAATTAAGAGCTGGTCAAAGTCAGCAGTTGATCAGAGATCACATACTAGTAGCTGGGAAGTAGGTCTAGCTAGGTACATACTAACCATCACAAGTTGATGTGTCCACTTGAATAAACTCGTCTCATTATGCCTCGATGTAACACTGTCAAACAACGTAAGCAAAAATTCCATCAGAATTGTATTTTTTCCCCATTTGATCGAACGTCTTGATGTGATCTTACTTACATGTAAATTTGATACTGTCAAGATGGGTTAGGGATATCCATGGCACTCTCACGGTCCCTGTCATCTCCCAATTTCGGATGGTCTGGAATACGGTACTTCCTGTCCAGCTCTCTTCGAGCACAGTCGCACAAAGGAGCGTCTTGTCTAAAGTTGGACAAGTGATCAGTATTACTCGGCTCGCTCGGTCTACCAGGCTTCTTCCTAGGCCATCCAGCACTCCTTTCACTTGCACTGGTCTGCTTTGGCAGGCTAAAGGACCTGCTAAATGCAAGCTTTTCCTTTGGCTTGCGTTCCAGCAGCGTTGTTGAACGACTGATCTTCCGTAAAAGCGTTGTATTGACAGCCACTCAGCCTATCCTTTTTGGGCCCAAGAACTTGAAACGACGAACCACATCCTCCTCAACTGTGTTTGCTCACCAGGTCTGGCACCGTGTCCTATTTCCTTCTGGCTGGCCTGACCTCACTCCTTTCCGTGGTTGCTCACTTCGGTCTTCAGGTTTGGTGGGTGTCTTCTAGGGCCTGCTAGAGCATCTTCGTAAGGGTTTTGACTTCCTAAATCTCCTGGTATCCTAATAGTTGTGGAAGGAGCGGAACCCAAGGTTTTCGACTACTCTCTCTCATCGGTTTCGACAGTTCTGAAGTCCATCATACAGGAAGACCGTATGTGATCATCTGCTGGCGCCGCTGTTTTTGGGCCTGTTGGCAGTATAGTGGGGGTTCTTCTGCCACAAACCACCCTCAATATAGGAGCAGTGTTTTCTTTTTCGTAGTTTAACCTTCATAGTCTTTTCTCTCCTCCTATTTTTCTCCTTGTCCCGTGGCAATATgcttttttctaatatattgtTGTGTAATTTTCCCAATTTTTTTTGCGCgttggtgaaaaaaattgacactGTCAAGAAGTAATCAATGTGCTTGCTGGCACCTAGTTATCCTTTTAAtccaccatgcatgcatgaatgttATTAAGATGGATGCAACATGCATAGTggatgacagattaattaactTGACACTTGGCAGCAATAAGGCAATGCGTAAATCAGCATCAGCAGCTGTGATTGCATGGGTCGATCTTATGATCAGTCTTGCAAGGAAAGGACATCTGCCAGGAAAGTAAAATGCATATCTGCATGACATTAGTTAATTagatgatgaattgatgagTAAATATTATTAACAATAGTCAAGAATGCCCTAGACACATATACACCTCGGTGTCCAGCGAGGCAGTTGTTTGTTCGTTGTGTCAACGCACGTTGACAACATTATAAATAAATGTGATCATGAGTCGTCATAGCCCAACATATTTGGCAAACGAAGAACTAGTACGACATGTGTCATTTTCTAGCTAATTAATGAGAGACCATACGATATTGCGTGCCAATATATACGTGGGAATTTATATACCAGGAAGCAATCTTTGTTgattgcatacatatatttcttAATTACAAAAGTTATAGTACTTCAAATTCCTACATGAGTCAAAACCATCATTGAATTTGAACAAGTATTGCCAGTTTTGAGAGGATTTCAAAGACGGGCTTTCATCTGATTTACAGCAGAGATGAATTGTTAATTAAAGGACAACATTGCTATAGCATTAATTCTTAGGATCCACATACTATATCTCGAATGGGATTAATCAGTGTATATATATGGATGTAGTTACGGTTTTTATTATGAAGTTGTAAGAAAAGTGGAACAAGAAATCAGTACCCAATGACCAACACCATAACTTTGTAGGTCCAACAACCCATTTAAGGGGGAATAATAAGAATTTaggggtaaaaaaaatatccccTATTTTTTTATCGTGAAAATTATTGTTTTTCAACATAATATTATTTTCCCCCCTTGACTTGACAAGGTTGACAATATTGATCTTGGCATTAATTAGGCCACTGGCACTTTGCTTGATCCTCAACGACCAGACCAGCTAAAAAAACACATGTTGAATAATGGAGCGAAATAAAAAAACCTGGCTTAGTTagggagaaaaaagagaaagtgACAATATATAATACTATTAAAGGTtcatgagaaaataaaaattaaaccgACCTTAGCTCAGTTGGTAGAGCGGAGGACTGTAGTCTGTGCAGATCAATCCGGCAGGTCGGactcttttttttcacttccttttttttttcctatcgtGTCTGTGGGCTAGCTGGTACCTGGGCCTCCCAACAGTTTTATGTGTTTGGGCCGGCTGATGTCTGGGCCTCGCAGCGATTTCACAGTTGGGCCTCACGCTACTACgcctagaatttatttttatttttacattttttattaaaatatttaaattattttttattaaaatatttaaaaaataattttttgttttgaaaatttacaaatctagttGTCTCTTGCCCTCTGGGAGgacgccctcccagagggcgatAACGGACCTAAAtgcaaattttttatttgtgttcaaacACTTTCTACCGGTTTTAATTGCATAAAAACTAATAATTCTTATTCGACACTCCAAATTATTTTAAATGGAAAAATGataaataacaaagttgtagatctcgttCATCTCCATCCGATGTCGTTTGAAATGTTGATctgagatttttttaaataggttttatattttgtaacgaatatttggatatctaaaagatcttaaatgaaaacgttgttaactacaaagttgtagatctcctcGAGCTctataattttgatataaagttttatttcatttgactttatataatataattttaaataaatcatAGAGCTAACAAGTTGTGCTGAAAAATTTATATTTAGTTCGCCTTCCCAAAGGGCGATAAGCgactagatttgtaaattttcaaaaaaaaagtaaatattttaataaaaaatgtataaataaaaaattcctACACCTACGCCATGGCATGGaacaattattttcttttcttttttaaaacacAGTACACGTTCACGGTGCACACTTACCCTATAAATATATGAGAACATATCATATGCACACAAACTTCCCGCGCACAACTACAAGCAAATGtcatagaaaatttttttaaaaaaattggacgCATACTTTCCATAGTATTAAACATACCTgtgaaattttatatttaaattcattatattttagccgtattttaattttttgttacggctaaaatataatgaatttgaatacgAAATTTTACAGATATATGTAATACTATTAGAAGTAAatggcaattttttttagaatttttcatgatatttgttagttggtgtacacggaaTGTGTATGAAAGGCTTATGTGCATAGCATATATTCCCTATAAATATACACTATAAAATTAGCGAACACTTGCTAATCTAGCTCACGAAGAGTTCTTTTTTAGGCAACATATATCTGTACTAATTATTAGAGATTATTTGGAGCGTAGGATTATTTACCTTTAAATCTGCATGCCTAAAGAGTTAttgaaataaattatttttgttatgtCTGTACTTGTTGTCTAATAGTGATTCCTTTTATAGAAATGTAGGATATTAAAATGGTTAACTTACATGTTTCTAATTTTAACCTGGCACACATTGTACTTACTAGATCATTTCTTCCTGACATTTGCATCTGTTACAGTTGCAAGCCCATGTCAAAAGGTAAAGGCCCAACACGGCTTGATGGACCAGTTCAGCTCGAGAGTTACGCTAGCGGGGACGAAACAGAGTGCGGAGCGACACGCATCAACAGGGCTGGTGGATAGGTGGACCGCTAAAAACATAACGGAATTGCTAAGCATCTGTCGACAGAAAATGCATGCCTAAATCTTACAAATTTTGAATCACCGGATGTGCTTCGCTATTCGTGTTCCAGGTGCTTTTTCTCCAACTCCGGCggcttcctcttcttctccggcgccggcgaattAAGGTcccggggtggggtggggtggggtgggggtgggaggggaagaagggggaggtggccgggcttagagggatggacatgggaggcggcggcccggcggtgGGCAGCgaggcgctgacggcggcgccAGAGTCGTGGGGATGGAGGATGGCGGTGAgccggcgttggcggcgggggCATCTCGCCGCCAGTGGctagaggagggaggagaggggagggggaggaggtcgGCCGGGGGGGCCTCGCCAGCGCCGTTAACGCCTtccggccagccggcgaggcTGGGCGGCAGCACGctggggtggcggcggtggaggcggtggcatAGCACGGATCGCACGAGCGCTAGGAGTGGCGGCGTGGTGttgggaggaagggagaggaggagatttttaggatttgtttctctgcacgaatcttaaagcaatcGGATAGTCCAGAATTTGTAATATTTTTAGAAGGGTTTTCTGGCAAATGATATATAGACAATtccaaaaaataattagccgtaaaagCGACACCTATATCAAATCTACGAAGAATATATTACCAGTTGAATTACACTCTCACTTCGCAGGACACACGGTTTTCGTCCTAGCTAAGCTTGAGCCGTTGGAGTTAGAATCCTCTTCTCACTCTCCTTTCTCACACACGCTGGTTAGTTTTGGTTCCAtctcacatactccctccatcttaaaGTATAAAAATCTATAAGTATCAAATTAGACTATCCATAGTAATACGAATTTGAAAGTATCGGACCGTCTAAGTTCATAGTACTATGAAGAGTCTAATCCGATATAGTTTCTCAGCCTACAAACGTTCTAGAGTCCCCTTATTTATACAAGTGCAAACCATTCATTGCTAGCGCTTTCACTAGTGATTGCCTGTTGGCTGTTGACGATCATAAAAAGTGATCGATCATCGGGAAACTTTATTAATTGATCGTGCGCATTCCCGCCACTGCATATCAATGTTTACATGCATAGACTCAAATAGTCATTCTGTGCTCTATTGCATATTGTTATACTGGTTTTCAAGGGTTAGTGATCACAACAGATATGATAACTACTCTTGGCAGAGATAGATATGGCACATGTGTCATGTGTAGTGCTGTTAATTACTAAGTATTACAAATGGCATTGACCAAGACTTTGACTTCCTTGCATGATTAATCCCCACCCATCTAATCATTGTAATCAGGTAGTGCCTACCTAGGCTAGCTTCAACCTTTCCCAATTGCTCTGTGCTGCAGCTGCTATGCTAATTACAACCATCAAGAAGATCAGAGGAAACCTCAAAAAAATCCCCAAGAAATTGCAATTATGTCAAGAGAGATATGTCCCTCTTTCTCTAAGATCGTCTGATCAATTGCATGGTCGATCAGTTACCAACATACAAGTCAACCAATTAACCGAAGATGGTGCTGCACACGACCGGCGCCACCGTTCAGTCGTCGGCGTCGGACGCCGGAGCGAAGCGCCCGCCGAAGAGGAGCCCGTCgagccccctcgccgccgcggccgccgccgggcgcaCGGAGCGCGGGACGCCGTCGTAGGCGGTGGAGACCAGCACGAGGATGGCGCCCGTCACGAGCAGGGCGTTCGCGCCGAGAAgctgcgacggcgacggcggcgcagccgTTCTGGGGCCGAGGagcaggcgggagccggccaGGAAGAGCAGCGCGTGGAACCCCGTCCACCGTAGCCGCGCCCGCGAGCGGTCGAcgacgcgcgcggccggcgagggCGCCACGGCGCGGAgccagtggcggtggcggttgcCGCCCATGGAGAGGTGGACGGTGGCGcagccgagaagcaggagaagcaagaggaggacggcgcgcgccTTGGCGTACTCGGGCGGGAGGCCGACGAGGgcggacgccgcggcgaggacggcgtgcGCGCCGTTCCTCCGGTTGGCCGCCGCCACGTTCGGCTCGTCGCGGCCGTCGACGCCGGACGGCTGAGCGTGCGTGGCGGCCGCCATCGATCAGTGACGCCGACACACTGACACTCGTGTACTATATAGAGGTTGCGACAGCGCGTGGCCAATGGCGGATCGCGCCGTGGTCTACTTGGCTTGAAGATGGCTTCGGATGCAAGGCATGCAGTTCATCATGATTAACAAGACGATTAACATGTACGGCTTATTTTGAGTTTTCTTTTACTTGGCCGGCTGAATCCTGCATGCCGCCACGCTGGATCGATTGCTCCTTATCTCTTGCTGCTACTCTTACTTATAGTACGTTGGAGTGACGACGACCGGTCGGTGCGCGCCATGATCTGCTTCTAGACGAACTGACGTATGGTGTTCAAAACGAATTTTCGTTCTAGGATACACGATATATTCCGCTAGATTCGGACAGGAAAGATTCGCAATTCTTCCTCGTTTCCGTGTACCGTTGCCTCGCCGGCTCACCGACCGACGAGCAGGGACCATGCTCACCTGCGGGCAGCCGGCCGCGACACGCCGCTCGACATGGTGAACGTGCagcgctctgcccgcgcgcacGGCACCTAGCAGCTGATCCCGGCGAGCGGCTTGTCGTCGGCGGCCTCTGCGTCGCGCTCGCCGCGGAGAGAGGGGCTCCGGCACAAaggtcgccggctcgccggcggTGTCCATGCTGGTGAGTGTGGTTgctctttttaaaattttaggcCCAAACCAATAACGAGTATGGCTATTTTAGATGAGAATACGTTTATTTTAGGCAAGTCATGTTGATGTTAAGCTCGACTAGTATGAGGATTTCGATTTTGCTAAAGGACGTGTCTACAACGACACCGTTCTCCATATGGTCATAACCAGCTACCTCaatctactactactatacTTAAAAGtgcatgcatttttttcttcttatgaaATTTTCTCTTAGATTACCTATCCgatttacgatccgattacaccattgtgttcataacagttaaatctttataacaagatctcacatgactatatttttataaaaaaatagaaattacttttataatatatctaaattacttttagatttcattaaattacttcttagtcataaaagtaatttaataaaGACTGAAAGTAATTTACCTAtattatataaataatataagtaacttaaaacaaaagcGAAGTAACTTGTCACGGcattaaaagaaatatatacatTCAAGTTGTgagttatttattttataatcatttttagtcaATGATGTAATTtatgctgattaaatttaatttctatatagactcatgTTTTTACCTCCATAACTTTTAATGTCGtgataaagttactttctttttttctaacttacttctataatatatgtaaattactttttggctttattgaatttacttttataggtttaagaagtaatttagtaaaatctaaaagtaatttagatatattataaaagtaatttctaatttttcatcaaaatataatcatgtgagatcttgttatgaAGATTCAATttttacgaacacaacggtgtaatcggatcgtagatcggattattaagagaaaattattttttaagccGGCGTAGCGTAGAGCATCACATGGTTTACAATTTAGATTCCTCTGGATGATGCCACGTCCGTGAATCACCCGGCCATGTACGGACGCACCAATGCTTGTGGGATCAGACAGCCGATGAGCGTGTTGCGCGATAAGGTAAAACAGAGAGCGCGCACAAATTAGATTTTACCTTTACTAAACTTTGTCGCGTGATTTCTCGTCGGAAATTTGACGTTTTTCTGGCCGACAAATGGATAGGCAGTTCCCATCGATCTGTGTAACAGAGATGCATTCCATGATTCCGAGAGCGAAGTTCATGATCTGTGCAAAAGTGGGCTTTCATCTGTTTCACCGTTAATTGCCCGGCg encodes:
- the LOC9268134 gene encoding uncharacterized protein, giving the protein MAAATHAQPSGVDGRDEPNVAAANRRNGAHAVLAAASALVGLPPEYAKARAVLLLLLLLLGCATVHLSMGGNRHRHWLRAVAPSPAARVVDRSRARLRWTGFHALLFLAGSRLLLGPRTAAPPSPSQLLGANALLVTGAILVLVSTAYDGVPRSVRPAAAAAARGLDGLLFGGRFAPASDADD